In a single window of the Terriglobus roseus genome:
- a CDS encoding hemolysin family protein has product MNFLSVLLIAGLLFVLTVASYADRVYSEMGKFLAREYQDNLDAWVDGIEPRFGLSRDSVALSASILRQTSLASIALILGVRRFTSATNSTWVLYAETLAELALIIILFDRMLPQVLFARTRGEWVSRIRYVLQALFYIVLPITLFLGLLLSIASLAEHDSEATEDHPDEGVDALLEAGEEEGILEESDRALVRSVVEFGDMVVREVMTPRPEMFAVHDTMTLAEFTTVLQGNAFSRVPVYHGTVDEITGIAFAHDLLQVADTDAGNLTVREMQRPAAFVPEPKKVNELLREMQSEKQHMRIVIDEYGTVAGLVTIEDLIEAIVGNIEDEHDEDTEAIREDDGAYIVPGSMDVTHLRDLLSKANDEDEREPLRLRTDLEASTVGGLVSELAGHIPLPGEVIEADGLHIDVLSATSRLVTRVRVRTLPPPDPSED; this is encoded by the coding sequence ATGAACTTCCTCTCCGTGCTCTTGATCGCGGGACTGCTCTTCGTCCTGACGGTGGCGTCTTACGCAGATCGCGTCTATTCGGAGATGGGCAAGTTTCTTGCTCGCGAGTACCAGGACAACCTGGATGCGTGGGTTGATGGTATCGAGCCTCGCTTCGGCCTCTCACGCGACTCCGTGGCCTTGTCCGCCTCAATCCTGCGACAGACGTCGCTTGCTTCGATCGCACTCATCCTCGGCGTGCGGCGCTTCACCTCCGCCACGAACAGCACCTGGGTGCTTTATGCGGAAACACTCGCCGAACTCGCGTTGATCATCATCCTGTTCGATCGCATGCTGCCGCAGGTGCTTTTCGCACGCACACGCGGCGAGTGGGTCTCGCGCATTCGCTACGTGCTGCAGGCACTCTTCTATATCGTGCTGCCGATCACGCTCTTCCTTGGCCTGCTCCTCTCCATCGCTTCGCTTGCCGAGCACGACAGCGAGGCCACGGAAGACCATCCCGATGAAGGCGTCGACGCGCTGCTGGAAGCGGGTGAGGAAGAAGGCATCCTGGAAGAAAGCGATCGTGCTCTCGTCCGCAGCGTGGTCGAATTCGGCGACATGGTGGTGCGCGAGGTCATGACGCCACGGCCTGAAATGTTCGCCGTACACGACACCATGACCCTCGCAGAGTTCACCACGGTTCTTCAAGGCAACGCGTTTTCGCGCGTGCCCGTGTACCACGGCACCGTTGATGAGATTACCGGCATTGCCTTCGCCCACGATCTGCTCCAGGTCGCCGATACGGACGCGGGTAACCTCACAGTACGGGAGATGCAGCGTCCCGCCGCGTTTGTCCCCGAACCCAAGAAGGTCAACGAACTCCTCCGCGAGATGCAGAGCGAGAAACAGCACATGCGCATCGTCATTGATGAGTACGGCACTGTCGCGGGCCTGGTCACCATCGAAGACCTCATCGAAGCCATCGTCGGCAACATCGAGGACGAGCATGACGAAGACACCGAAGCTATCCGTGAGGACGACGGCGCCTACATCGTCCCTGGCAGCATGGACGTGACCCACCTGCGCGATCTGCTCTCGAAGGCCAACGACGAGGACGAGCGTGAGCCGCTCCGTCTGCGCACGGATCTCGAAGCCAGCACGGTCGGCGGCCTTGTCTCGGAACTCGCCGGCCATATTCCACTACCCGGCGAAGTCATCGAAGCGGACGGCCTGCACATTGACGTGCTTTCCGCGACGTCGCGACTGGTGACACGCGTCCGCGTACGAACGCTGCCACCCCCCGACCCTAGCGAAGACTAA
- a CDS encoding cupin domain-containing protein: MADAPGLQHIGLVGDTYTVLLSGKDTAGKFCLIDMHIPPGGGPALHRHDFEETFVLLEGEMVATFRGEKSTVKTGQTVHIPANAPHMFHNASDGNVRLLCMCVPAGLEEFFAQIGVPVATRTTPPPEPTPEEMQVFLKRAGELAPKFKTELLKEA, encoded by the coding sequence ATGGCGGACGCGCCCGGTCTGCAGCACATTGGCCTTGTGGGCGACACCTACACGGTGCTGCTTTCGGGCAAGGACACTGCAGGGAAGTTCTGCCTGATCGATATGCATATTCCGCCGGGCGGCGGCCCAGCGCTGCACCGGCACGATTTTGAGGAGACGTTCGTTCTATTGGAGGGCGAGATGGTTGCGACCTTCCGTGGCGAAAAGTCGACGGTGAAGACCGGGCAGACCGTGCACATTCCGGCGAACGCACCGCACATGTTTCACAATGCTTCGGATGGGAACGTGCGGCTTCTCTGCATGTGCGTGCCGGCCGGACTGGAGGAGTTCTTTGCGCAGATCGGTGTACCGGTTGCCACGCGGACGACGCCACCACCTGAGCCAACTCCGGAGGAGATGCAGGTCTTCCTCAAGAGGGCAGGCGAGCTGGCGCCGAAGTTTAAGACCGAGCTGTTGAAAGAAGCCTAG
- the era gene encoding GTPase Era, producing MALRSGFVSIIGRPNAGKSTLLNALLGEKLAIVTHKAQTTRTRILGVLEQPAKPKSKTQPALPAAQVILVDTPGVHKPSSQLDKRMMQEVHDALEGRDVILFLVDATHRIHEPKPRIEGKSPTPGEDKRALSAAEDAFALSLLRNVTCPVMLVFNKIDLVKREDLLPLITHWSTKHDFAETILISAAKKDGLDTLLDKVVERLPAGERYFPEDQLTDQPMRFLAAELIREKILLYTGEEVPYASAVVIEKWEEPGPQRKPRSTDKLPPKLPVTKIAAAIFVEREGQKAILIGKQGTMLKQIGTAARKEIEALLDTRVFLELFVKVKDDWRSKRGFVDELDWRRQLESLSEQQNKKPVED from the coding sequence ATGGCACTTCGTTCTGGATTCGTTTCGATCATTGGCCGGCCCAACGCCGGTAAGTCCACGCTGTTAAATGCACTGCTGGGCGAGAAGCTGGCGATCGTGACGCACAAGGCCCAGACCACGCGCACACGCATTCTCGGCGTTCTGGAACAACCCGCAAAACCGAAGTCCAAGACGCAGCCTGCGCTACCGGCCGCCCAGGTCATCCTGGTCGACACACCCGGCGTACACAAGCCATCGTCGCAGCTCGACAAGCGCATGATGCAGGAGGTTCACGACGCCCTCGAAGGTCGCGATGTCATCCTCTTCCTCGTTGACGCAACGCACCGTATCCATGAGCCGAAGCCGCGCATCGAGGGCAAGTCGCCCACGCCCGGCGAGGACAAGCGCGCACTTTCTGCTGCTGAAGACGCCTTCGCTCTAAGCCTGCTGCGCAATGTCACATGCCCGGTCATGCTCGTCTTCAACAAGATCGACCTGGTGAAGCGCGAGGACCTGCTGCCGCTGATCACACACTGGTCCACGAAACATGACTTCGCCGAGACGATCCTGATCTCTGCCGCGAAGAAAGATGGTCTCGACACCCTGCTGGATAAGGTCGTCGAGCGCCTGCCTGCGGGCGAACGTTACTTCCCGGAAGACCAGCTCACGGACCAGCCCATGCGCTTCCTGGCGGCTGAGTTGATTCGCGAAAAGATACTGCTCTATACCGGCGAAGAAGTTCCCTACGCTTCCGCAGTGGTCATTGAGAAGTGGGAAGAACCCGGTCCGCAACGTAAGCCGCGCTCGACCGACAAGCTTCCGCCCAAGCTGCCCGTGACAAAGATCGCAGCGGCCATCTTCGTCGAGCGCGAAGGACAAAAGGCCATCCTGATCGGCAAGCAAGGCACCATGCTGAAGCAGATTGGCACCGCCGCGCGCAAGGAGATTGAGGCTCTGCTGGACACCCGAGTCTTCCTCGAACTCTTCGTGAAGGTCAAGGATGACTGGCGCTCCAAGCGGGGCTTCGTGGACGAGCTCGACTGGCGTCGCCAGCTTGAATCGCTAAGCGAGCAGCAGAACAAAAAGCCTGTTGAAGATTAG
- a CDS encoding DUF535 family protein, whose translation MHRTMMQGERKDERPDPGSEKRHLPDNRSFFGVIASLIQRKGTFRRSSIVLVNAIANLRTFPEIFKLLRKEPFFEALRTNPRLVVRCLTPDYLVRGFTVGVGARCFLHHHRRLQGTLPTDLVRQLMLGQVTLFETTDENAHISITIGQTRPLHDKEGELDIKLCVEGKTVFLLSFTVVPGAVAGSEAGEIMLISRMQGVAGCYSEIKLARKVLADVAPNALLLAAMQGIAMSLGIEVLASVSSHQQNAYREEVADRLHRNYEEFLGELGIEKNAAGFLVSVIPIPEKPMTSIKTGHKLRTKEKRATKLAVRDACHDFFRARIVGEHTAKIRLIHDNPEVRQASATESPI comes from the coding sequence ATGCACCGAACGATGATGCAAGGCGAACGAAAAGACGAACGCCCGGATCCAGGCTCAGAGAAGCGACACCTGCCGGATAACAGATCCTTCTTTGGGGTGATCGCGAGCCTCATTCAGCGAAAAGGCACGTTCCGCCGATCTTCGATTGTTCTCGTAAACGCAATTGCAAATCTCCGGACCTTCCCGGAGATCTTCAAGCTCCTCCGTAAAGAGCCGTTCTTTGAGGCCTTGCGTACCAACCCCCGGCTGGTAGTTCGTTGCCTGACGCCGGATTACCTCGTGCGTGGATTCACAGTGGGAGTTGGCGCCCGATGTTTTCTGCATCATCACCGTCGATTGCAAGGCACTCTACCGACCGACCTGGTGCGGCAGCTCATGCTGGGGCAGGTCACGTTGTTCGAAACCACAGACGAGAATGCTCACATCAGCATAACGATCGGTCAGACCAGGCCTCTCCACGACAAAGAGGGGGAACTGGACATCAAGCTGTGTGTAGAAGGGAAGACCGTGTTCCTTCTTTCGTTCACCGTCGTTCCCGGCGCAGTGGCAGGTTCCGAAGCGGGGGAGATTATGCTTATCTCTCGCATGCAGGGCGTTGCCGGTTGTTACTCGGAGATCAAGCTGGCACGGAAGGTGCTGGCAGATGTCGCTCCGAACGCGCTGCTGCTGGCGGCGATGCAAGGGATTGCCATGTCACTCGGCATCGAGGTTCTCGCCAGCGTCAGTTCGCACCAGCAGAACGCCTATCGTGAGGAAGTGGCGGATCGGCTGCACCGAAACTATGAAGAGTTCCTGGGAGAGCTTGGCATTGAAAAGAACGCCGCAGGATTTCTTGTGAGCGTGATCCCGATCCCCGAAAAGCCGATGACGAGCATTAAGACGGGACATAAGCTCAGGACGAAAGAAAAACGCGCGACCAAACTAGCGGTAAGGGATGCGTGTCACGATTTCTTTCGGGCTCGCATCGTGGGAGAACATACCGCTAAGATCCGACTAATCCACGACAACCCAGAGGTGCGGCAAGCCTCAGCAACCGAGAGCCCCATTTAG
- a CDS encoding alpha/beta hydrolase-fold protein, with translation MNRLFSVATVLSLAFVNSANRLHGQAPATPSAAQGQVAATPVVSPEVHPDGTVTLRYEAAGAKAVTVTIEGNPKPIALTQNASGVWETTTTPMTPEFYGYTFAVDGKRALDPHNATVRPNLLSPTTVVHVSAASPKPWDRTDIPHGEVAHILYRSKLAKIDDGDTGDRDMWIYTPPGYDAKRKDKYPVLYLNHGYSDAANGWVEAGQANLILDSLLHDGKIVPMVVVMPLGYGTMHIVTAGWNRVGNLLFENQQAFSDQLLHEIIPMAEARFNIARDRDHRAIAGLSMGGGHSIYTGLNHPETFAYVGAFSSAISAPTLPATRPGVTIDAATYAAGFATIVPNAKTQQPLKLFWQSCGTEDGLITVNRAFGLWAKDNLKAKDIKTRDTPGMHTWMVWRDDLIDFTPLLFR, from the coding sequence ATGAACCGTCTTTTTTCTGTAGCTACCGTGCTATCGCTGGCGTTTGTTAATTCTGCAAATCGTCTTCATGGTCAGGCACCCGCGACACCATCTGCAGCGCAGGGGCAGGTAGCCGCAACACCTGTCGTTTCACCAGAGGTCCATCCTGATGGCACCGTCACTCTTCGTTACGAAGCTGCCGGAGCGAAGGCCGTGACTGTGACGATTGAAGGCAATCCAAAGCCAATCGCCTTAACGCAGAATGCCAGCGGCGTGTGGGAGACCACTACGACGCCGATGACGCCAGAGTTCTACGGCTACACTTTCGCCGTCGACGGCAAGCGCGCGCTCGATCCGCACAACGCCACAGTACGTCCCAACCTGCTGAGCCCGACCACTGTCGTTCACGTGTCCGCCGCCTCACCTAAACCGTGGGACCGTACTGATATTCCGCACGGAGAAGTCGCTCATATCCTTTACCGTTCGAAGCTGGCGAAGATCGACGATGGCGACACCGGCGACCGTGACATGTGGATCTACACGCCGCCAGGCTATGACGCGAAGCGTAAGGATAAGTACCCCGTTCTCTATCTGAACCACGGCTACAGCGATGCGGCCAATGGCTGGGTTGAGGCCGGACAGGCCAATCTGATTCTGGACAGCCTGCTGCACGACGGCAAGATTGTTCCCATGGTTGTCGTAATGCCGTTAGGCTACGGCACGATGCACATCGTCACCGCAGGCTGGAACCGCGTGGGCAATCTGCTCTTTGAGAATCAGCAGGCCTTCAGCGACCAGCTGTTGCACGAGATCATCCCAATGGCCGAAGCCCGCTTCAACATTGCCCGCGACCGCGATCATCGCGCCATCGCTGGCCTCAGCATGGGCGGCGGCCACAGCATCTACACCGGCCTGAATCACCCGGAGACCTTCGCCTACGTCGGCGCATTTTCCTCGGCCATCTCGGCACCAACACTACCCGCAACGCGTCCAGGGGTAACGATTGACGCAGCAACCTACGCCGCGGGCTTCGCCACCATCGTGCCGAACGCAAAGACGCAGCAGCCACTGAAGCTCTTCTGGCAGAGCTGCGGCACCGAAGACGGTTTGATTACCGTTAATCGCGCCTTCGGCCTTTGGGCGAAGGACAACCTGAAGGCGAAAGACATCAAAACACGCGACACCCCCGGCATGCACACATGGATGGTCTGGCGCGATGATCTGATTGACTTCACACCGCTGTTGTTCCGCTAA
- a CDS encoding DUF2264 domain-containing protein — protein sequence MDRRKLVKGAMGATAALFTPQISPHLHASEPATGPVTKAGPAIRQDWTRLLVKIVDPVLRSAAGGTLFQAMPVEAAPGQEADRRGVSPLEALGRTLSGVAPWLENGSLTGDDESVRSRYAALAQQAIARAVDPVAPSYLRFGLARQTIVDAGFLSLAMARAPRTLLQSLPATSKKQLGDALRATRKQTPPFNNWLLFAAMVEACLHLLGEEWDSERVDYALREHDSWFLGDGIYGDGPHFHADNYNSYVIHPFLAAILDAVGDQQAAWAAMKAPMAARSRRFASLQERSINADGSFPAIGRSITYRCGAFHHLADAALRKRLPETLSPGQARCALNAVIKRTMLAPKTFDAKGWLTIGLAGHQPSLGETYISTGSLYLCTTAFLPLGLSPDDPFWTGPPEAWTSQRIWSGEDHAADHAAD from the coding sequence TTGGATCGCAGGAAGCTAGTCAAAGGCGCGATGGGAGCGACGGCCGCTCTTTTTACCCCCCAGATCAGCCCTCATCTTCACGCCTCCGAGCCAGCCACAGGACCAGTCACCAAGGCCGGCCCTGCAATTCGGCAGGACTGGACACGCCTCCTCGTCAAGATCGTTGACCCCGTCCTGCGGTCTGCAGCCGGGGGAACGCTCTTCCAGGCGATGCCTGTTGAAGCGGCGCCGGGACAAGAGGCCGACCGGCGCGGCGTGTCACCGTTAGAGGCACTTGGCAGAACGCTCTCCGGTGTTGCGCCGTGGCTCGAAAACGGATCGCTGACAGGGGATGACGAATCGGTGAGGAGCCGCTACGCGGCGTTGGCGCAGCAAGCCATCGCAAGGGCGGTTGACCCCGTCGCGCCTTCCTACCTGCGCTTCGGCCTGGCACGGCAGACCATCGTCGACGCAGGCTTTCTGTCCCTGGCAATGGCACGTGCGCCGAGGACCCTGCTGCAGTCCCTTCCGGCAACTTCCAAAAAGCAACTTGGAGATGCTCTACGCGCCACCCGCAAGCAGACGCCGCCCTTCAACAACTGGCTGCTCTTCGCCGCCATGGTGGAGGCTTGCCTGCACCTGCTGGGCGAGGAATGGGACAGTGAGCGCGTCGATTACGCATTGCGGGAACACGACTCATGGTTCCTTGGCGACGGCATCTATGGCGACGGTCCGCACTTCCACGCGGACAACTACAACTCCTACGTCATCCACCCATTTCTGGCGGCTATTCTGGACGCTGTCGGCGATCAGCAAGCAGCCTGGGCGGCTATGAAAGCGCCCATGGCAGCCCGGTCGAGAAGGTTCGCGAGCCTGCAGGAACGCAGCATCAATGCAGATGGCAGCTTCCCTGCTATTGGCCGCTCCATCACCTACCGTTGCGGCGCCTTTCACCACTTGGCCGATGCCGCCTTGCGCAAACGACTTCCCGAAACTCTTTCGCCAGGGCAGGCGCGTTGTGCCCTGAATGCGGTGATTAAACGAACGATGCTCGCTCCCAAAACCTTTGATGCGAAAGGCTGGCTCACCATCGGTCTCGCTGGCCATCAGCCGTCGCTGGGCGAGACATACATCTCGACCGGCAGCCTTTACCTCTGCACGACCGCATTCCTGCCGCTCGGCCTTTCCCCGGACGATCCCTTCTGGACCGGACCACCTGAAGCTTGGACGTCGCAGCGCATCTGGTCCGGTGAAGACCACGCGGCCGATCACGCGGCAGACTGA
- a CDS encoding TonB-dependent receptor yields the protein MNFKNDSALRIVAPFVLALGTAHVGLAQTLYGGLTGVVTDPTGATVPGAKVTATNPATGLTRTDAADNSGTYQFTDLPPGNYDVTIAAPGFGTATSKAVPISANQSRRFDTVLTVGNVSQTVEVNTAPPALQTERADVNYEITPTQVQELPTTSTAGRNFQGLYRLIPGVPPPVENNSQAGNPGRTQAVTANGIVNTVNSTKIDGAAVGYPWLQSIVAYIPPTDSIESANIVTNSFNAEQGAAGGIAANLIVKSGTNHFHGSAWEYNSIAQFNARQYFTRVSTTPVLPKNIYNEFGGNIGGPILKDKLFFFFGYNRVSLRQFKTGGAMNVPLAALRGGNFAGTGVTIYDPTTGNANGSGRTPFPGNIIPVGRLSPATQKILALLPTEKVNAISGNYPGGAVLAYDRASYDAKVSFNPTSRTTFFGRYSIGRSNITDPPALGAAIGNTWDGGQPGTAPGTIQNIGLGATHSFTPNFLIDANAGFVRINLAARAPDYGSNLGTDVLGIPGTNGPTPFQSGLPGFLPTGLSSFGNYIQSNPFQFRDAQYVGNLNGTYIKGKHSFRFGGEYVHSAINHLQANNAGPRGQFTFTGGVTGNNSGVAADGPNYYRAVADMLLGLPQAIGKTVQLFQPNGPRFSVFSFYAQDTWKATPNLTINYGLRYEYYPFANRDHTGVFRFDPATSNVLIGGRGNTPTDTGENVGHGQVVPRFGINYRINEKTVIRAGGGITVDPENYRFFRDSYPALITLNNTGANNYVAAGALTAANAGAPGMNTLPSGTLGVGIPTVNIPDISSGVVPLPFNYTTQTAPQKWRRGYIEAYNLFIDRDIVKDVVVNLGYVGTHHVRQVLGIDINAGGVSPLGSASRPLFANASAPGGALRYTGTILNVLPAGDEEYSGMQLQVSDRQLQSLQFGYSYTWSHYLNYWDADSTLGTPAFSTPALYKRNFASSGFDRTHMNVLWTVYKLPFGRGRQFLNSGFVGSLVGGWDLNTITTYYSGKPFQITDSSQAGNGDTVVPNQLSQPVRAGTRYQAGSSVYPYYIQNQGNYTKLPNAVANGNVGRNTVRGPGYFNLDVGLTRNIPIYREFAIVLKAESFDVTNTPQWSQPVANVNDSGFGQIQSVLSTSNRTLRFSGRISF from the coding sequence ATGAACTTTAAGAACGACAGTGCCTTGCGAATTGTCGCGCCCTTTGTGCTCGCGCTTGGCACCGCGCATGTTGGTCTCGCGCAAACGCTCTATGGCGGCCTGACCGGCGTCGTAACTGACCCCACCGGAGCGACGGTTCCCGGAGCAAAGGTAACGGCGACCAATCCTGCCACGGGCCTTACGCGTACGGATGCTGCCGATAACTCGGGGACGTACCAGTTCACAGATTTGCCGCCTGGCAACTACGACGTCACAATCGCCGCACCAGGTTTCGGCACTGCTACTTCGAAGGCGGTCCCGATCAGCGCGAACCAGTCGCGTCGTTTCGACACGGTGTTGACGGTCGGCAATGTGTCGCAGACCGTTGAGGTGAACACCGCTCCACCTGCACTGCAGACCGAGCGCGCGGATGTGAACTACGAGATCACCCCGACCCAAGTGCAGGAACTACCGACAACGTCTACCGCGGGCCGCAACTTCCAGGGACTCTATCGCCTGATTCCGGGTGTTCCACCGCCGGTCGAGAACAACTCGCAGGCCGGCAACCCTGGTCGTACGCAGGCTGTTACCGCCAATGGCATCGTCAACACGGTGAACTCTACGAAGATTGATGGCGCGGCCGTAGGCTATCCGTGGTTGCAGTCGATCGTCGCGTACATCCCGCCGACGGACTCCATCGAATCCGCGAATATCGTGACGAATAGCTTTAACGCCGAACAGGGAGCAGCCGGCGGTATCGCTGCGAACCTGATCGTCAAGAGCGGTACGAATCACTTCCATGGAAGCGCGTGGGAGTACAACTCCATCGCGCAGTTCAATGCGCGCCAGTACTTCACTCGCGTCAGCACGACACCTGTGCTGCCAAAGAACATCTACAACGAGTTCGGCGGCAATATCGGCGGACCCATCCTCAAGGACAAGCTGTTCTTCTTCTTCGGCTACAACCGTGTCTCGCTGCGGCAATTCAAGACCGGTGGCGCGATGAACGTGCCACTAGCCGCACTGCGGGGTGGTAATTTCGCCGGCACAGGCGTGACCATCTACGACCCAACCACCGGTAACGCAAATGGATCTGGTCGTACGCCTTTCCCTGGCAACATCATTCCTGTGGGGCGCCTAAGCCCGGCGACGCAGAAGATCCTGGCGTTGCTGCCGACCGAGAAGGTGAACGCTATCTCCGGTAACTACCCCGGCGGGGCCGTTCTTGCGTATGACCGCGCATCGTACGATGCCAAGGTCAGCTTCAATCCGACCTCCAGGACGACGTTCTTTGGACGCTATTCGATCGGGCGTTCGAACATCACGGACCCGCCGGCACTCGGTGCAGCGATTGGCAACACATGGGATGGTGGTCAGCCCGGCACCGCGCCGGGTACGATCCAGAACATCGGACTTGGTGCGACACACTCGTTCACACCGAACTTCCTTATCGATGCGAATGCGGGCTTTGTTCGCATCAACCTTGCCGCTCGCGCGCCTGACTATGGATCCAATCTCGGAACCGACGTGCTTGGCATTCCGGGCACGAACGGACCCACACCGTTCCAGTCCGGCCTGCCCGGATTTCTCCCCACCGGCTTGTCCAGCTTCGGTAACTACATCCAGTCCAATCCATTCCAGTTCCGCGACGCGCAGTATGTCGGCAACCTGAATGGGACGTACATCAAGGGCAAGCATTCCTTCCGCTTTGGCGGGGAGTATGTGCATTCTGCCATCAATCACCTGCAGGCCAATAACGCCGGACCACGTGGTCAGTTCACCTTCACCGGTGGTGTCACAGGCAATAACAGCGGCGTTGCCGCCGACGGTCCAAACTACTACCGTGCTGTTGCGGATATGTTGCTGGGCCTGCCTCAGGCCATCGGCAAGACGGTGCAACTCTTCCAACCGAACGGGCCGCGCTTTTCCGTCTTCAGTTTCTATGCGCAGGATACCTGGAAGGCTACGCCGAACCTTACCATCAACTATGGTTTGCGCTACGAGTACTATCCCTTTGCGAATCGCGACCATACCGGTGTGTTCCGGTTCGACCCGGCCACCAGCAACGTCCTGATCGGTGGACGTGGCAATACCCCCACAGACACGGGCGAGAATGTGGGACACGGACAGGTCGTTCCGCGCTTTGGTATCAACTACCGCATTAATGAAAAGACCGTCATTCGCGCAGGTGGTGGCATTACTGTCGATCCCGAAAACTATCGATTCTTCCGCGATTCTTATCCGGCACTGATTACCCTGAATAACACCGGCGCCAATAACTATGTTGCTGCCGGCGCACTCACCGCTGCGAATGCTGGTGCGCCGGGTATGAATACGCTCCCCAGCGGAACATTGGGTGTTGGTATTCCAACAGTCAATATTCCGGATATCTCAAGCGGTGTGGTGCCATTGCCCTTCAACTACACCACGCAGACGGCTCCGCAGAAATGGCGTCGCGGCTATATCGAGGCGTATAACCTCTTCATCGATCGGGACATCGTCAAGGATGTCGTGGTGAATCTTGGTTATGTCGGGACACACCATGTTCGACAGGTACTTGGTATCGACATCAATGCAGGTGGCGTAAGTCCCCTCGGCTCGGCCAGCCGCCCCTTGTTCGCGAATGCCAGTGCGCCGGGCGGTGCTCTGCGCTATACGGGAACGATCCTGAATGTGCTGCCGGCCGGCGATGAGGAATATTCCGGCATGCAGTTGCAGGTCAGCGATCGTCAACTGCAGTCGCTGCAATTCGGCTACAGCTATACGTGGTCGCACTACCTGAACTACTGGGATGCAGACTCCACGCTGGGCACGCCGGCGTTCAGTACGCCGGCTCTCTACAAACGTAACTTCGCCTCATCCGGTTTCGATCGCACGCACATGAACGTCCTTTGGACGGTCTACAAACTGCCGTTTGGCAGGGGACGTCAGTTCCTCAACTCCGGCTTCGTGGGCAGCCTGGTAGGGGGATGGGACCTGAACACAATCACCACTTATTACAGCGGCAAACCTTTCCAGATCACCGACAGTTCGCAGGCCGGTAATGGCGACACCGTGGTGCCGAACCAACTCTCGCAACCGGTACGGGCGGGTACGAGGTATCAGGCCGGATCGAGTGTCTATCCGTACTACATTCAGAACCAGGGAAACTACACCAAGCTGCCGAACGCCGTTGCGAATGGTAACGTGGGCCGCAATACGGTACGTGGCCCCGGTTACTTCAACCTTGATGTGGGACTTACGCGTAACATCCCTATCTATCGGGAGTTTGCGATCGTCCTCAAAGCGGAGTCATTCGATGTGACGAATACACCGCAATGGAGCCAACCAGTCGCCAATGTCAATGACAGTGGCTTCGGCCAGATTCAGAGCGTGCTCTCAACCTCGAACCGTACGCTGCGATTCAGCGGCCGGATATCGTTCTAG